The sequence GTGGAGTGCAATGAAGTTAAAGAGCTACtcaaaataaatactaaataaataaaagggctAAAAAGCTACTATCATCATGGCCAAAAAGAGCAACtttttagtgtgtgtgtattattaaatttgaaaatatgacaTGGGTAAactttattttaagtaaaaatttcaCATGAAGATTGTTATTTCCTCATTCCATATTATTTCTCAACTAGTTGCTAATCCGAGTATTAATGTAAGgaaaaatttaacataatatgatttttttgggttcaaatatgaaattttatgattataatagttatttattataattatatttgtatataaaactaaatattctaatattataaatttattatgacTGTTTTTGTATGAGAAACTAATTTGGAAGTTTGTTATTCCCTCCTTCCATATTGTTTGTCAATTCTTCCATTTTGGAATGTTTAAAATATGATTcactttgaaaatttaataaacataattaTATGATTCAACTGGTAATTTTTAGTGTTTCAAACAAAAACATCCAAAGTTTAAATTCTCAACTcccaactattttttttttttagttagtttaCACTATCTAATTTGAGAAATCAATAATTATTTCTGTTTACTTTAATTGGGTCAATTAAGAaggataattttaaaaattgataacttttaTTGTCAAAAACAATGTATTAAATGATGCACTTTCAAAAAAGAATAGCAAGTGTAACATGAGATGCTCAACTTCTCAAACTTTTGTTTAGAGCTTTGATTAGAAGAATATTCATCTTGAATCAacacaaattattaaattaggTGTGTGTGGTTCCAAATTGAAAaactagcttattttactatttaacttatttttgctattatttatgagcTTTACGatactttttaatattatttatggcTCTCACTTTACTATTTTAGCatacttttacatttatctatagtactctcaacaaaaaaatttcaattttagtaaaataagcaaATTTCAAATAGATTATagataagaaaattattatcaCCGTCCCAACGACCTCCTTAAAAAATCAAAGCTTCCCAACACAAATTAGATTAGATATATAGTGTGAACTTTGCACATGGATTTGAAGTTCAATTTCAtggaaaaatgggaaaaaaaaaaaatcacaaatgtGTACTTTGAAAATTGTCACAATTCCGTTGACAAAGAAATTCATTGAGTACGTTTTCTAAGctcgattttcaaaattaaatccCGTTTTATATGGCACGTGGCCTGATATTTACCTCAGAAATGAGCCATTGTGAGAGTGAAGAGCTGGCAACAACTCTAGCAACACGATGAAATCATCCTCGAAGTTCAAACTAATCTTTCCAAACAAAAGCATACATGATTCTAGAATCTAGTGTCTAGACTTCTaggtaatttaaataatattaaaatatagtatattctgtaaaaagaaaatagtaataataaaacatttatCACTGAATACAAAAAGTATAACgtatttttatcatatttttataataaatttgatgtgaaaagttattattagagtctgtttggatagaacttattttgttgaaattgaaaattgaaaattaaaaacactgtagtaaaataatttttaaatgtgtgaataatactgtgggacccatttttaatgaaaaaattgataaaaaataaaatttatggatccgtgaatagtgcacggatgcactgttcacagaaaaCCTGTCAAAAGTTGtgattactgttcatgtaccgTACATAAACAGTACCGCTTGTTGGGGAAAAGgcgtgaaaaagaaaaaaaaagaaaaaggaaaacgtAGGAAACTTAAAACGCAGTAAACGCAACGTGGATCCAAACTCAGTCTTAGTcttgaaaaatattgttattacgcattttaatttaaatttattattaaaattattatttattcttattagtaataattagggtctgtttggtagCCCATTTTGACCACACTTTTGatcattttaaacaatattatatatattttcacatattttttcacctacacgtatATCAAAATCACCCAAACAACATTattcaaactcctctaccaaacacTCCCTTAATAACAACTTAATAACAACttgttattttggatttgtCCTTAGATTGTTAGCAATGTAACATTTCTCACtgcaaaatattatttacaacttataataaaaattcttcCCAACAAAAATTCAAACAGAGAAAGAAGTGTGTAAAAATGATAAAGGATTTACACTCACTTTGTAGTTTGTAACTTTGTATGGATTGGACTGTATCAAATGTGAAAGAGTAAGCAGAAAGCCTAAAttcaaagaatacaaaactACTAGTCCGTATTAAGTGCAAAGCTGTACAACTAGAATCTTAAGAGTTTCACAGACTGAGAGTTTCACAGACGCAACAAGATACCAACTTTGCGGGGTTTCTCGTGACGACTCACAATAAGACCATACCATCCTCCTCAGTTCCTTTCTCCATTTTCATCATCACTCAGAGTCTCAGTCAAGAACTTAACACATCCTCACTCTGATCACTTCAACAACCTTAGACTAGGctctaattaaaatttcaatcttTTTTCGCATCTGGGTGTTTCTGATTCTTCCTTTTCGGATCGTTTTCTGAtctgagagtttttttttttgggtgtgaattTTGTTACTTTTCTGAATAAAATCTATAAGAAAAAGGTGATCTTTGAATTTGATTCATTGGTGGGTCAACCATGGATTCTTGCTGTGCCACACTGAAGGCCAATGCTTATCCAGTTAAACTTGGCGGAGGATTGAACAATGGAGGTACAAGGTTTTGGGGTGAGAGTATCAGAGGGAGCCCGAAAAGCAGGGATTTGAGTACCCAATTGttgaaaagttcaaaaaaagaaaccagCAGGATCACTAAACTTAAGCCCGGTGTTGCCTATTCTGTTCTCACTTCAGATATCAACAAACAGAACCTGGTGAGTGATTtcatttgagtttttatttatttatttaggatGTTTTTATTCACTCTCACTGTTacattaacatttttatttcaGTCATTTCATGAACCACTTTTTGAGACTCCAAAGGCAGACCCGAAAAATGTAGCTTCGATCATATTAGGTGGAGGTGCTGGAACTCGCTTATTTCCTCTTACTAGTAGAAGAGCCAAGCCAGCGGTATGATATCAActatttcttttgaaattagATTCTATGGCATTGGTAATTAATAATAGAATGACATTTGTTCAATATTGAGACACCAATTATTAGTGATAAAGctaataattttggtttttgaaagCTTGTTATgaagttgaatttaatttgggGTGGATTTTTGTGATACTTTGGTGTGATCTGCAGGTTCCAATTGGAGGGTGTTACAGGCTGATTGATATCCCAATGAGTAATTGCATCAATAGTGGCATAAAGAAGATTTTTATTATGACACAGTTTAACTCTTTTTCCCTCAATCGTCACCTTGCTCGCACCTATAATCTCGGAAATGGTGTGAATTTTGGAGATGGATTTGTGGAGGTAAGAAAATTGAGACAAACAGAAACCTTCATAGATATTTTAGGCATATGGAAGTATGTTAGAATTGCATCAATGATACTGCATGGCAATACTAACTGAgattaatgatttttcatgtcCTGTGGAAATGAATGTTCCTTGATGATTTACAACTTTGTTTTAGTCATTTAGAAATTGGAgtcttcatcaaatttttttttttttttttcaatgaaagtTCCTGATGAATTAAAGCCTAATAAAATGGACAAACAGGTTTTGGCTGCCACTCAAACACCAGGAGAAAAAGGGAATAGATGGTTCCAAGGAACAGCAGATGCTGTAAGGCAATTTACATGGGTCTTTGAGGTGGGTGATTATGATTGCATTTTTACTAAATATTGCATCCTCGTAATAAGCATAATCGGATTTTGTTTGATTCATGAAGGATGCCAAGAACAAGAGTATTGAGCATATATTGATACTGTCAGGTGATCATCTCTACCGGATGGACTATATGGATTTTCTGCAGGTAATTATTTTCAGCCACTTACTGGTGCAATAGTTCATCTAGTACTAATTTGCCTTTTTGGAAAATCCTGCTTATTGATGGGATCTGTGCTTGCAGAAGCATATTGACACAGATGCTGATATTACAGTTTCATGTGTGCCTATGGATGACAGGTATGGCTAGCGCTATATGTCACAGTTTCAACTATACACTGTACATTATTTCTTAAGCTGGTGATAGGTTTACAGGAATAAAACAGCCAATggttataattttcattttgattcttCAAGTGAGATATGCATCCCAaccaaaaggaagaaaatggcATTTAAGTTTTATAGAAGTTCTATGATCTCAGTTGCTGGtatcttgatatatatatatatatatatatattttttttagctgagttagaaaccctaatctaccCTACATATGCTGCGTCCTCCGGAGCTTGAACCTGTGATCCctcaccccacaagcacttagtACATGTGAGGTGACCACCACGCCACAAGTCGTGGACCTTGTGGTTGTGGTTTCTTgatattaatagtttaatataTGTATTTGTCTTGCAGCCGTGCATCTGATTACGGACTGATGAAAATTGACAACAAAGGACGTATTATTCAATTTTCTGAGAAACCAAAAGGCCCAGACTTGAAAGCAATGGTAGGCAAATTTTCCTCATCACTGTTGTTTgaacttttcagttttttctAAGGTATCTATGCCCAATTGGTTATTTTCTCACTCATTTGCACTGCAGCAAGTTGACACCACTATTCTAGGACTTTCTGAGAAAGATGCTCGGAATAACCCTTACATTGCATCAATGGGtgtttatgtatttagaactgaTGTTCTACTAAAGTTATTGAGATGGAGTTACCCTTCATGCAATGACTTTGGCTCTGAAATTATTCCGTCAGCTGTGAGGGAACATAATGTCCAAGTAAGACAGAAATACCTACATGATTTGTTGTGTGTGTTATTATTTAATGTTTTTGATCTTCCTATAGCTATTTGAATATTGCGAACaagatttttatatgtttattgaATTACATATATAGTTTCTTAGTGGCTAGTGCATTTCATTGTCAGGCTTATTTATTCAATGACTACTGGGAGGACATTGGAACTATAAAGTCCTTTTTTGATGCCAACTTGGCCCTCACAGAACAGGTTGGTATGACCGTAGCCCAAGTTACATTTTCTCAATTATGATCTGAAAAAATCCTATTGCAACTGATATTTGAGTAAATGACTGTCTGGCAACTTGGAGTAATCGGGAAAGTATTCTGAATAAACTTCAGGAAGCAAGTGGTAGCTATAAAGTTGGGTGAGAAATTCAGTGATAATCCGTTAAAACCAAGAATAAATCTGAGTAGGAAAATGCTTCATGTGTTTGCAAATGAACTTAGAAATCTTtagaatagaaaaaagaaaaccatgcATATTTGAAAAACCTATGTTAGAAATTTGGAGATTGAAATTGTGTCTTTCTTCCTTGTAAATGAGAATATGACTCTATGAACTGATAATATGGTTCCTTTCATGCAGCCTCCAAAGTTTGAATTCAATTATCCAAAGACACCTTTCTACACCTCACCTAGATTCTTGCCGCCTACTAAAGTTGAAAAATGCAGGGTATGATCATGAGCTTAAATCAGTATGTAAGATAGCTCTGCTCCTTGTATCTCATAACTCAACTGGTTCTTGCAGATTTTGGATGCAATTATTTCTCATGGTTGCTTCTTGCGGGAATGTAGTGTTCAACACTCTATAGTGGGTGTGCGCTCACGTTTAGAGAATGGTGTAGAACTCGAGGTGAGCTAATATCTTATGCTTAAGTAGCTCTCCTTGACTATATAGAGTAATTGGCCATTTGATGTGCAATTCACAAAAACATGTGGGTGCTGATTGTCAAGTTATATTGACTTGTAATGGCTCCTTCATATGTCCGGTAGTCTATACCTCTTTCAAAATAGCGttatggtttttgatttcaGTAATTCTACAGGATAACCATGTAATTGAATATTGCTAGCCAAAAGTAAATGTAttgcactttttaaaaaaaaaattgcctccCAAGATTTGGCTAGTTCATGCTTTCCACTCCAAGGTGTGCAGGAAATATCTCTCTGCAAAGTGCAGATTAAACCTCTCAAGCACTTAGTGATAGCATAATAGTTATTATTTCCAATAATTGAGTTTTAAGAACTTAACTTCCAATATAAGTTATTCATCTTGAGAGTAGCTTCAATATGAGCAAATGAAGTTTTTGTATGTGAGTTCCTGTTTGAATCTGTTCAAATTTTGATTGGTGAATATTGAATGATGTAGGAGCTTTTACTGTCTTGCTCTTCATTTTACAGAGTGAAAATTAATTATGTTTGGTTATGGAATTTACTTTCCAGGATACTATGATGATGGGTGCAGACTACTACCAAACAGAATCTGAAATTGCATCTCTGCTAGCAGAGGGAAAGGTTCCAGTAGGCGTAGGACAGAATACCAAAATCAGGTAGGATTTAATTGTGTTACTAATCCCAGTGCACGTATGTGTGCACATGCGTGATAGGGAATAATTAGAAATGATTAATGTTTCACAACTGAATGCTGTCTTAGAAGTTCATAATGAAATGCCTTAGTCTATTAACTAATTTCTAATGTCAACTATCTTGAAGGAATTGCATAATTGATAAGAATGCCAGGATTGGAAGAGATGTGGTCATTGCAAATGGTGATGTAAGAATGGCTTTCTGCGCTCGTTAAATTTTGAATTGCTTTGCACTTCAAGCTTATCCAAGTTATTGAAGAATGGTGTATTACTGTTCATTTACACACTGcttaaggaaaatttttttgactTCTCAGGGTGTTGAGGAAGCAGAAAGGCCAAACGAAGGGTTTTACATTCGGTCAGGGATTGCGGTCATACTGAAGAATGCAACAATTAAAGATGGAACGGTCATTTAGATCTTTCACACTTGCAAAGACTTCATGTCCAGATTGAGCCAGTGTTGCAAGCATTAGCCAGctagttttgggttttaaattgcATGCAGTAATAAACACTAGCAGGAATGCCCCTATATATGTAAATCACTAGTTCCTTAGATATCTGTAGGAAGGCCTCCTAGTTCCTGAATAAAAAGAACTGTTGCTTGATTCAATTTAGTAGTTCAAACTGCATTCTTAGTCTCTCTGTACATTAGTCACACTTCAATTTTGCCTAAATAATTTTAGTCTCTGCTCGTTTGTCATATTTTCAACTTTGTCTTTAGACTTTTAATTGTATTAAGTTCGTCCTTCAACTTTCAACACGAGACCCCTCAGACAATTAAATGTGTTAATTTCattctttaattttcaaaatgaagtCAATGTCACccatcaattttcaaaattatgtcaattttattcttataagtggattttattaaaaataaaattgacttgattttgaaaattaaatgacaTAATTAAAAGTTGAGAGATGAAATTGACACCAGTTAAATGTATAGGGACCAAGTTGAAATTACCCCATTGTTGGAGGGCTAAAAAGTATAATTTgccttctatttatttttactagAGCCCATGACTGATGCTAAAGCTAAAAATATTAGACACTTAGCTTAATACATGGGTGTAAATCTCAAAACTCTTTTCCAATACTACTCTCTTGGATAAACAAATACCATCTGTAACAGATAATTCACCTCTTAGAAGGCATAAATTTCCGGTACACAGCTTATAATGCTGGTAATCTGTAACTACTCTAAATATTGTCGGGATTCTCTTTGCTCAATTTTCGTTATTATTGTCCTTGCTTTTAATCTCTCTTGCTTTCTTCCACTTCTCAATGTTTCTCAGCCTAGCATACAACTATCTAATCCTACTTAGCCTTCGagactcttgagcattcaaaaTAGCTGTTGAGGAATTCTCATTGAGGAATACCTTCATAACCCTTTCGGAAAAAGTCCATTCCTGCAGCTAGAAGTTGCCAGAACAAGCCGCCAACAGCTGCACCTCCACCTCTAGCATTTAAATAGATTGTTGAGTAAACTGTGTTGAAAAGCTGGTCACTTCAAAGATTTTCCAAACTCGGCAATGAGAACTGGCTTGTGAAGGATATTCTGTGCATCTTGTATATGATCATTAAGCCAACTATTCAAAAATGAGAGTTGGCTTTCATCACTTGAGCCAGGCAACCTGCtcatcagaaaaaaaaaaaaaaaaaaaaaaaaaaaaaaaaaaaaaaaaaaccgtctTTGAGGAAATGGTTGCTAATTAATTGTCAGTTTTAAGCAGAAACTTTCTTTTATTGAGTCTGAAGGGGATAAAATATGACTTGACGGCTTGACGGATCCGGTTTCATGGGCTGACAAAGAGCTAGCCCAACTTTCACTAAGGCCCATCGTTGATAGATACAGTAAAAATCCTGGATGAAGAGTTCTTGCTGCCTACGCCTGAATCATCCTAGAATCCCAAAGAAATAGGAATCCTAGCGCAAAAGGGATTCCGGAAGATACGCACGCCGAAGGAagatcttctctacaaggaaagatCTTGCTCGCCACGTTTGGAAATATTCAAGTagagtcctataaggaaaaTACTTCAACACTAAGAAAGAGGTGCTAgccttctactactataaaagccctaatactctcacaaatcaaggtacgcataatttaccatctctagcactctagagttgtgagaatagttctaacttgaccttcggagggtatttggccggcaccacaccggtgctctctattGGGTCTCCTCTTTTTTGTTGTGTAGGTGCTACTTCAAGCGCGTGAATACTGTgtgacttattggtgattttttcggcatcatcagagTCCATACCATTGTTCAGGGTATGCATGAACTGTGGCAAAGTCGATGCCACGgatttgattatttgtgatgaaATCTGTCCCTACTTGAATATTAGGATTTGATCGCTGCTTTGATACTTCATAAAACCCTTCTAGACCAACTTCTAGCAAGTGTTTTCCATCTATGGATTTTAGGTAGGGTGCCATCTCTGCAATCCAGGCCTGTCAGAGAAACGCATTATAGTAAAACATTAAAACCACACACGCGTATATAAATGCTTTCTTTTGCCCATTGAAatttgatatctttttcttgtttgaCTCTATTGGCTAGTGTGTGACTGGTATTATATGCATGACAAAATAATAGCCATGTTTCACATTTCCTTATGTTGAAGGCATTAGTGAAGACTGGAGAGGTCAGCTCATCAGGCCTTTGTGCTATGACAAATGCCTTCCATCAAAAGTGATAAGTCGTGGTTCGAGTCTAGAGATGAAtctctcaaaaaacaaaaaagaaaaagaaaaaaagaagaagcttatTTACTAATCACTTATTCACTTCTCTTAGACCTTACAAAAATTGGAGTTAAATATATTGGATACaacctccttttttttctttttttttttaagcatggaTGAAACTAACTGTTTCTTAACTGATGCTAATGCAAGTACAAAGTCATTGTCACTGTCAccgtttcttttccttttatttttattttttattttttactgattctaaaatttatataatcaaCCTGTCCAAATTCTAGTTAATAGGTTTGGTTCGATTACGATTACTGCCCCTTCCTGCTTCAAGCAGCTAACCAAAGAAAATCTATTCCATTAGTATGCGTGCTTGGATTGGCGTCTATGGTGCTGCGTTtgcattttcctcttttttttaactGACGTGTGCATTTCACGTGGGAGTGTCTGTTAGTGCATGGGACCCATCACCTCTTTGACTATCCAAATTTTCACTGGAATGGCACTGTTCAGTGGGTCCTATGTACTGTTCACGAGacctacaaacttttttattcagcaactttttcattaaaaattggtctcacggtactattcacgcatttaaaaaatattttgctacaatatttttagttttcaattttcaataaaataagtggtatctaaacagacccttagttTCTCTTGGGGGCAGTTGAAGTGTTGGACACTTACGTAATAAGTTCAAGATTAAGGTGGGCTAAGCAcaagatgaattttttttttttttttttttgagtgataCAAAGCACCAGTTGAATTCAACAAAACACTAACTCCACTTTAAAAACATGAGGATGAGGTCTCTgggaaaaaacacaaaatatagTTTTCAAAAGCGACCTTGGCCACAGTAAAACGGTAtacaagaaaaacacattttatcgaTCGCTGAAGTGCCAATAAGGGAAAGAGATATAatccagtaaaaaaaaaaaatgtacaacacaaaaatcttgtgcataaatggaaaggaaaaatgctccattaaaaaaaacaaagtaccCCCTAGATTTTAAGTAgcataaatgcaaaagagtCCAGTGTGGGAGGTTTTGCTAACCTAAATGGTCTTTCCTGATATATCCGAAGGGCACCTAGGCTCATTCATAAGCTCCCATGCCATTATGGTTGGATCATCTTTGTAAGCAATTCCAGTCAGGCTATTACGTCTTGTAAGAACAGTCTGTTACGTACGCAAGACAATAAAATAGTTGAATTACACAGAACAAGGAAAATACTAGTTTTACATGTtataaaatgtgtaaaagtaTAGTTTACCACCATTTGCCAAGCTACTAGCAAATTAATGTACACTTTGATCACATTACCAAAAAAACAGTAGAGGAAATAATACAGCTAATGCTGCACGATTCATCATTCACTTACTACTAAAAGATGAATGTGCGTTTGTCGCACTAAACTTAACGTCATCAATCATCAACCCAAAAGAAGATAAAGACCTGTGATCACTTGATAAGGCTTTCATAATTGTGAGGGAATCACCTTCCAACACAGCTTTGGTAATGCCAATCTCTGCCGCGAAAGACACCGCCTTAGCTGCTGCCAAAGCGTCCACTTCGTTGCTGCTGTGAACTGGAGGTAAACGTTGGGAACAAGATGCAATGACTTGACCCAAGTTATTTCTAATTACCACACCAATGCCTGACGCATTAACACTAGAAAAAACAGCTCCGttgaaattaattttcattaaatcaGCCGGAGGAGGTTGCCATCTAGTTCTGGGATTGACCTGTCTTACCAACATCGGTGTTGCAGATGGTTGACAAGCTGTGAACTCAGCAAGCTTCTCTTTAGAAATCTGGAAAATCTAATGGAGTGAGGCAGCAGCATGGTTGAGCCAAGCTTGATTACGTTGATTCCATATCCCCCACGCTATCATTGCAAAAAGTTCCACTTCGCTTGACTATGTGAGTATCCATGAGAGTAACTCCTTGAAATTCAGGAAGTTGGCATCTTGGCGCGCTTGACAGTGGACAATCCTCTCCCATACCGTTTCTAATTCCTTGCAAAGCCATAGAGCATGCAACGGTGTCTCATGGGTTGCATGGCAGCGGTCACAGAGCAGATCCTCGATGATTGTACGTCGGACTAAGGCCTCTTTAGTTGGCATCGCACCTCGGCATGCCCTCCATAGCAGATTTTTAACTTTGTTAGGAATTTGGAGAGACCAAATCCCTTTCCACAAGTTTGTGTTCGTACCTGAATCCTCCTGCGTGTAACCCAGCTCGGCTTCTTCCTTGAGGAACCTATAACCCGTTTTACATGTGTACTGCCCATCCTGCGTATGTGGCCATATCAAGACATCCTCAGCAACTCTACGGCTCAGtgggatttttttaataattcctGCTTCCTCTTGGGAGAAAATCCCATCAATCAATTCATTCCACTTCCGTGCACTTTCATCAATCAACACTGCCATAGGACAATCAACCATTGACTCAATTGGATATGAACCACTAGGGATGAGAGTTTCCTTGGAATTCATCTGTGCTGCCATATATCAATTGATTTCCCATCCCCAACTCTCCATCTAGCCCCTCTTTGTATAACATCTCTCCCTTTAAGTATGCTCCTCCAGGCATATGATCCTCCCCTCGAATTTGTGGCCTCCATAACTaaacaatttggaaaaaaaacgTGCTTTGAACACCTTATAAAATAGAGATGATCTATTATGTAATAGACGCTAGGCTTGCTTTGCCAACAAAGAGTCATTATAGAGAGCCAAAATCCCGAAATCCCATTCCACCCATCATTTTTGATTTTGTCAACTCATCCCACTTTatccaatgaatttttctacGGTTACCTTGTTGCCCCCACCAGAATTTTTTAATCAGTGATTCAATATCATGGCACAAACCCAAAGGAATTTTGAAGCATCCCATAGCGTAGGTTGGGATTGCTTGGATCACTGATTTTATTAAGACTTCCCTTTCAGCTTGTGATAGTAGCAATGGCGACTCTAGGAATTTTTCCTAGGGTGTTCCTTAAGAAGCATAAATTaaacaatctaataaaaagagaaattcatatattgacgataaccaaaaaaaaaaaaaaaaacacgcaaatatataaagtttgcAATTGccttctacgagttttcatattttgaaatcgttacatgatagtctcattattaatgctacaaggtacatctctttcaatatacacaatcaagcaatcattcatcttAGTTATGAGCACTATTAACTCCTCCAACATGGGAATTTAACTTCTCTTTCTGAtttcaaagtttgaatcccttcaTTACAAAAGTCTCACCTCCTGCTTGCTTACCAACATCTTGCCCAAATAGGTAGCAATATAAACAATATACTGCACCTTTGTCTATA is a genomic window of Quercus lobata isolate SW786 chromosome 2, ValleyOak3.0 Primary Assembly, whole genome shotgun sequence containing:
- the LOC115974361 gene encoding glucose-1-phosphate adenylyltransferase large subunit, chloroplastic/amyloplastic-like — its product is MDSCCATLKANAYPVKLGGGLNNGGTRFWGESIRGSPKSRDLSTQLLKSSKKETSRITKLKPGVAYSVLTSDINKQNLSFHEPLFETPKADPKNVASIILGGGAGTRLFPLTSRRAKPAVPIGGCYRLIDIPMSNCINSGIKKIFIMTQFNSFSLNRHLARTYNLGNGVNFGDGFVEVLAATQTPGEKGNRWFQGTADAVRQFTWVFEDAKNKSIEHILILSGDHLYRMDYMDFLQKHIDTDADITVSCVPMDDSRASDYGLMKIDNKGRIIQFSEKPKGPDLKAMQVDTTILGLSEKDARNNPYIASMGVYVFRTDVLLKLLRWSYPSCNDFGSEIIPSAVREHNVQAYLFNDYWEDIGTIKSFFDANLALTEQPPKFEFNYPKTPFYTSPRFLPPTKVEKCRILDAIISHGCFLRECSVQHSIVGVRSRLENGVELEDTMMMGADYYQTESEIASLLAEGKVPVGVGQNTKIRNCIIDKNARIGRDVVIANGDGVEEAERPNEGFYIRSGIAVILKNATIKDGTVI